The Paenibacillus sp. RC334 nucleotide sequence GGTAGTGCGTGGGGGTTTTTTGTATGCGCTAAAAAATATATTACCATTTCGGGGTGTTTCAAAGTGGTGTTTTCTGGTTAATGAAATGAGTATGGTTTTTTTTGGCATGGGATTTTTACGGTATTTAAAATTCTTAGGCAAAGGCGGGAGGCAATATGGAGTATTCATACTTGGGAAAGTCAGGCTTAAAGGTTAGTCGGTTGTGTCTGGGCACGATGAATTTTGGGCCGGAAACCGAAGAAAAGGAAGCGTTTAAAATTATGGATGCTGCGCTGGATGCGGGCATTAATTTCTTTGATACAGCCAATGTATATGGTCATGACCGCAAAGGGTGGACGGAGGAAATTATCGGACGCTGGTTTCAGCAGGGTGGCGGAAGACGCGAGAAGGTCGTGCTTGCGACGAAGGTATACGGGGATATGAAAAATGAGAACGACGGGCCGAACGCAGGATCAGGCTTGTCAGCTTACAAAATTCGCCGTCATTTGGATGCTTCTCTGAAACGTTTGCAGACCGATCATATCGAGCTGTATCAGATGCATCATATTGACCGAAACGTGTCATGGGATGAGCTGTGGGGTGTATTCGAGTCGGTTGTGGATCGGGGACAAGTTGATTATATCGGTTCCAGTAACTTTGCGGGCTGGCATATTGCTGTGGCGCAGGCCGAAGCGAAGGCACGCCGTTTTTTGGGGCTTGTATCCGAGCAGCATTTGTATAACCTGAATGAGCGTTCCGCCGAGCTAGAGGTATTACCTGCGGCCCAGGAGCTGGGACTCGGCGTTATTCCATGGAGCCCGCTGGCTGGCGGATTGCTGGGACGTAATGCATTGGCAGGTACAGGCTCGCGTAGCGCACGTTCCAAGGAAAAGATTGAACAAAATCGTGGGAAGCTGGAGCAATTTGCAGCGTTGTCCCGCGAGCTGGGCGAAAAGGAAGACGTGATTGCGCTGGCTTGGGTATTGTCTCATCCGGCCGTAACGGCTCCGATTATCGGCCCACGGACATTGGATCAGCTGGAGGATGCTCTGCGTGTGCCTGAGGTCAAATTGAGCGAGGATGTGCTTAGCAAGCTGAATGAGATTTTCCCTGGCCCCGGCAAACCTGCGCCGGAAGCCTACGCATGGTAATTTAGCATCCTTCCTATTAAAGACAAGAAGTGAATCGCAAAGAAGCAGCAGATCAGGAATATATCCTGGATCTGCTGCTTTTTTTACTAAATGCCCTGTCAAAACCTGAACGATAAGCGATCATGATCAGAATAGCCCTGCGCTAAACGTGATCTGTCTTTTTAGGCCTCATCCGAGGGAGGATTTTTATATCATGTGTACTATAACTATGCAGAATCATGCCGAGCATGATACCGAATAAAAAATCTTGAGCAGAAATGGATTGCGATTGTTCGATTTGCATGAGAATAATGCCGAGTAAAATAACCAAAGACATCATAAGTCCCTGAATGGGGATTTTCCCTCGTACTTTTAAAGGACCGTTCTCCGTTTGCACAATTTCAGAAAATAACGGGACAAGCAAAGAACCGGAAATAATGGTAATTTGCCACGTTCCAGCGATCAGCCAGCCTGGTGAATAAGCTGATGCGAAGCACAATGGAGCATAAAACAATCCAAACCCGACGAAGCTCCATAGAACCCAGGTCCACGCTTGTTCTCTCATGACGTTCCAAAGAGGTTTAAGCTTGTGTTGGGTCAAAACGATGACGAATAAAATGGGGAGCATAAACAGATATCGCAAAGAAGCACTCCATATCCAGCTCCCCCCTGATAGCTCCATTGACCGATTGAGAACAAAAGTAAAAGCAAAAAAGAAAGCAGCCAATACACCTAGCCAGATTGATCGCAAAACATTCACCTTATTCTTTAAGTATCGTTATTATCATATATTAATAACTTTTTATGATTCATTTCAAGGGCTTCTTCGCAGTTGACAAGGCGAAAGAGATCATGTATATTACTGAATGCCTATATTAATAGTAATTATTACGATTTAAAAAAGTATGATGAAGATGAGCATATATTAAAGGGAGCGTACCACCAATGAATAAGAAAGTAATACCGGTAACGGTGCTGAGTGGATATTTGGGGGCAGGGAAAACAACGATTTTGAATCATGTGTTAAACAATCGGGATGGAATGAAAGTGGCCGTGATCGTCAATGACATGAGCGAAGTAAACATTGACGCCGAACTGGTAAAAAAAGAAGGTGGCTTGTCCAGAACAGAAGAGAAACTGGTTGAACTGTCCAACGGCTGTATTTGCTGCACATTGCGTGAAGACCTGCTGCTGGAAGTCAAGAAGCTGGCGGAACAAGGCGAGTTTGATTATATTTTAATCGAATCTACAGGGATCAGCGAACCTGTGCCTATCGCTCAAACCTTTACGTACGCCGATGAAGGGACAGGCATTGATTTGGCTTCCCTGGCAAAGCTCGATTGTATGGTGACTGTGGTCGATGCGAACCGTTTCTGGCATGATTTTGAATCAGGAGAAACGCTGCTGGATCGCAGGCAGGCTACGGGAGAAGACGACACGCGTGATATTTCGGACTTACTGATTGACCAGATTGAAACCTGTGATGTACTGATTCTGAATAAATGCGATTTGGTTCAGCCCGCGGAGCTGGACAAACTTGAGGGCGTGCTGCGCAGATTGCAGCCTGAAGCCAGAATCATTCGTACTTCCAAGGGACAGGTCGCTCCTTCGGACATTTTGAACACGGGATTGTTTAACTTTGACAAGGCCAGCCAATCCGCCGGATGGATTCGTGAGCTGGAGCTAGAGAGCCATACACCGGAAACGGACGAATATGGAATCAATTCCTTTGTATATCGACGCAGAAGACCGTTCCATCCTGCCAGATTGGCTGAATTTATGAGCTACTGGCCGGAGGAGGTCGTTCGCGCCAAAGGTTTGGCCTGGATTGCGACCCCTCAGGACTGGGCAGCCAGTATCAGCCAGGCAGGGCCCTCTATTCAGTTCGGACCGGCAGGAAGCTGGCTTGCGGCGTTGTCCGAGGAAGAACGGCAGGAGATCGTCGCAGCCAACCCTGAAGCTCTGGACAATTGGGACGAGCAATGGGGTGACCGCATGAACGAAATTGTCATGATTGGTATCGGAATGAAGCAATCGGACCTGGAAATAGAACTGGATCAATGTCTACTGAACGATACGGAGATGAACATGGATTGGTCTGACTTTGAAAATCCCTTGCCGTGGTCAGACGGGCAATAATTATTTGTCTTTGAATTAAACAGGATGTATAGCTATTAATGTATTGATTACTAGCGAATCCATTCAGCAATGAAGTTCATACACTTTTTGGCGGCTGGAGCCATGTTCTTCAAAGAAGCAGCAGCAATACCAATGGAACGTGAATATGGCCCATCCAAAGGTCGAATACAAAGTTCATAAGGATTTTGAACTAAAATCATTTCCGGAAGAATACTTACGCCCAGTCCGTTTTGCACCATAGCCATAATGGCATGATCATCTTCTAATTCATATTTGATTTTCGGAGCAAGCTTGTGCTGTGAAAAAATTCTCCGTACATCGGTGTCGCAGCCAGAAGCAGGCATAATGAAGGACTCATCGAGGAGTTGATCCACACGTATGGTTGTTTGCTCCCGAAGCATGTGATTAGATGGCAGTACGCACAGCATTCTTTCTTTTTTTAGCGGCAGTACTTCCAGTACGTCTAAAGCAGGCAGATTAACGAAGCCAAAATCAGCTTCTCCGCTGGCTATCCAATTCTCAATGTTATGGTAGTTACCGTCGAGCAGTTTCAGTTCAATAAGTGGAAAATGCTCATTAAACTTTTGGATAATACCGGGCAACCACTGGATGGATACACTTGAGAACGTACCTATTTTGACGGTTCCGGTCTCCAGTCCTTTGATTAGATCGACCTCTTGATAAAGCCTTTCGTTCATTTGTACGATCTCTCTGAAATGCTTCATCAGACGTTCTCCATTGCTGGTCAATTTGATGCCTGAACGTCCTCTAATCAGAAGAGTCAAGCCCAATTCATGTTCCAAACCGGAAACAGCATGGCTAATGGCGGATTGTGTAAGCTTGAGAAGTTCTCCTGCTTTGGTGAAGCTTCTTGTTTCTACTACGCTAAGAAAGACCTTATATTTAAACAAATTCATGTGTCCTCCTACATTAAATGAAATATATTCATACATAGTATCATATATATTCATTTTTTTTATCTTAGTTTTGTGGTTATAATCGAACTTGAGGATTTTGCAAAATCCAGACTTAAGAAAAAAGCTGATAACCATTTCATTTCTGGGAGGTACCTATGAATTCAATTGCAAAAACGCCACAGCCCCCTTATTATGCTGCTATCTTTACTTCTGAACGTACTGAAGGAGATGGCGGATATGGAAAGATGGGAGACAAAATGGAGGAACTGGCTGCTGAACAACCTGGTTTTCTGGGCATGGAAAGTGTTCGTGACCAAAACGGAGTAGGCATCACGGTTTCTTATTGGGAATCCTTAGACGCTATAAAAAATTGGAAACAGAACGAGCTGCACAAGGTAGCACAGGAGAAAGGGAAAGCTGAATGGTATAAAACGTTTGGTTTAAGAGTGAGCAAGGTAGAACGAGATTATTTTTTTACAATATAAAATAGATGAAATGATTAAAGCCAAAGGGAGCGCCTTTTCAGCCATTTATGGCCTTGAAGACGCTCCCTTTGGGTTAACATGCTCGTATGCATATGTCATAGACTTGTATACTCAGGGTTCAGTTGGATTTATCGGCTTCATTTCCTGAATCGCTTGCTTTAAGCTTTGTGAGCATTGCTCAAAAAGCTGCTTGCTTTGCTGCTCACTGGAGCCCGTTGCCAGCTTTTGCAGTTCAGTCGTGCATTGTTCCAGCAGCGTCAGCACGGCTTGATTAGAGTCCTGTACCTTGGTCATCTGTACGTTATCGCTGTATTGGTCAATGTATAATTCCCCTTGCGGGTCCACCTGCGCGAAAAATACGTCTTTGACCGTCAGGCTCTTTTCTTTCAGCTTTGCATCCATCCATTGCTGAGTAATTCCCATGTATGCCATTTGCTGCTCCATGAGTTGTCCATCCATAATAATGGCTGTTGGTTCCTTCTCCGGTAGTTGCCGCATATTCAGATCCTTAGGCGTTAAGGGCTGCTTTTCTTTGGTTAACAGCACATTGACTTCACCGCTGGTCTCCATAAGGGCAAATTCTACGTCAGATACCTTGAATACATTCTTGCTCCGCAGCTGCTCCATGAGTTCATCCAGGGTGAGCCGTTCTTTTTTCAGATTGTCTTCTAAAATTTTGCCGTCCTTGATCAGGATTGTGGTTTTCCCATCGGCAAAATCTCTGGCCTTCTTGCTTTTAATTTGCAAAAATTCAATGCCCAGTGTCGTCAGAACCCATACCGCTAACGATATAGTGCCCAAGTACCAGGAGGACTCCCGTTCCAAAGGAATAGAAGCAGCCAGGTTACCGATCGTAATTCCCGTTATATATTCAAACAAGGAAAGCTGCGATACCTGACGTTTTCCGAGAATTTTGGTAATTAAAAATAATATAGCGATAGCCATTAATGTGCGCAAAGAAACCTCGGCCCAATCCTGCATATATTCAACCTCATTTCATTTCATTCTGCCGCAAGTGCGCTGATATTCCAAGCATGTCCGCACCAAGGTCCGTTTAAACTCCAATCCCTCTTATTTTAATTAACTCATCTGCCGTTAAACGATTTAAATAAGCATTTTGCAACAATCCCAAGAGCGATTTCAAATCAGCAATAGATAGATCGAAACGGTTTAGTTCGTCTATCTATTGTACTTTCGAGCGTTGGGAATCGAATGATGCAAAATGCTGAAATACTTGCCAGTATACAAAGAAACTACCGCATTAAAATTTTCTATCGTTGCATTATCAATGTCTATTACACAGGCGATTGACGGAAAAGGGTGGGCAGGATACATTATAACTATAATTCTCATTTAATTCATCGGGATTATAAACATTAAGTTCACGGAGGTATGTATATGTCATCCAAACCTAAAGTTGTATTGTGGAGTAAAACAGGCTGTCATTTTTGTGGAGAGATCAAATCGTATCTGGAATCCCAAAATCAGCCTTATGAAAATATTCAGGTGGACGGAAATGATGCCCTGCGTGACGTACTGGAGACTAAATATGGTGTTCGCTTTGTCCCTGTTGTTGAGGTAGGCGGGGATAACAAATATGAGGCGCTGCTCAACCCGGATCTGGAAGAGCTTGGGAAAGTGCTGGAAAGTTACAGTCAAGCGGTATAAGTAACGAAAAAAGGTCTGTAGCTACGCTGCTTTGTACAAAAATAACTTATAAAAGAATGCAGGCATAGCTGCCTTGAAACAAATGATTAGCCGTTGGGTAACAATAATTTTCAAGAGAGGTGTGAACAGTTCATGGCTAAAGACAGACAAATCAAATTTGGTGCCATTATTCACGGTGTTGGAGGTAGCATGACAACTTGGCGTCACCCTGAAGTGCCTGCGGACGCGAGTGTTAATTTTGAATTTTATAAAACACAGGCGCAAAAGGCAGAGGAAGGCAAGTTTGACCTTGTTTTTATCGCAGACGGTTTGTTCATTAACGAGAAATCCATTCCTCACTTTCTGAACCGTTTTGAGCCGATTACGATTTTGTCCGCTTTGGCCGGGGTGACGAAGCATATCGGGCTGGTTGGCACGCTATCGACTTCCTACAGCGAACCGTTTACAGTAGCACGCCAGTTTTCTTCCATTGACCATATCAGCGGAGGGCGTGCAGGCTGGAATGTGGTGACTTCCCCGCTGGAAGGCTCCGCTCTTAACTTTAATAAAGGCGAGCATCCATCGCATCCACAGCGTTACAAAATTGCGGAGGAATATTTGCAGGTAACCAAAGGACTGTGGGATTCGTGGGAAGAGGATGCGTTCGTTCGTGATAAGGAATCCGGCGTGTTCTTTGACCCTGAAAAGCTGCATACTCTGAACCATAAAGGCGAGTTTTTTTCTGTGCAGGGTCCGTTGAACATTGGACGATCCAAGCAGGGGCAGCCGGTTATTTTCCAGGCAGGCTCCTCGGAGGATGGCAAAAATCTGGCCGCCAAGGAAGCAGATGCTGTATTTACGGGACATGAAACGCTGGAGGAAGCGCAGCAGTTTTACCGTGATGTGAAGGAACGGGCGGTACGCTATGGCAGATCCGAAGAGGATATTGTCATCTTGCCGGGCATTTCACCGATTATCGGTAGCACGACGGAAGAAGCAGAGCGTAAGTATGAGGAGATTACCAATTTAGTGACGATTGAGGCTGCGTTAAAATTTTTGGGCCGCTTCTTCGATCATCATGATTTCTCACAGTATCCGTTGGATGAGCCATTCCCAGAGCTTGATGGTATCGGCAGCAATTCCTTCCGTAGCGGCACCGATAAAATCAAACGGACGGCCAAAGAACAAAATCTGACGCTGCGCGAGGTGGCATTACGTTCGGCAACACCTAGAACTGCGTTTATCGGTACAGCTGAACAGGTAGCGGATCGGGTGCAGGAGTGGTTTGAAAGAAAAGGAGCAGATGGATTCATTATCGGTTCTGATGTACCGTCGGGTCTGCATGATTTCGTAAATCTGGTGGTGCCTATCTTGCAGGAGCGCGGCATTTACCGTCAGGATTATGAATTTAGCACATTGCGTGAAAACCTGGGTGTGCCGATTCCTGAGAACCGCTACACAGCAGCTAAATCTAAAGTGAAGATAGACGCATAACAGAAGGAGGGAAAAGCATGTCTAAGGTTGTCATCCTGTCAGGCAGTCCGTCTACACAATCCCGTCTATACGGCTTGATTAACTATACGACCGAGCAATTGCAGCAGGCTGGAGCGGAGGTCATATTGCTGAATGTGGTCGACTTGCCAGCCGAGGATCTGGTGAGGGCTAACTTTAACAGTCCCGATATTACAGCAGCTCTTGCGTTGATTGCAGCAGCAGACGCCATTATCGTGGCTTCTCCCGTGTACAAAGCCGCCTATTCCGGCTTGTTGAAGATATTTTTGGATTTGGTGCCGCAGGAGGGGCTGCGAGGTAAGCCCGTACTTCCTTTATTTATCGGAGGCACGCTGGCTCACCTGCTGGTCATTGATTACGCTTTGAAGCCAGTGCTTAACGCGTTGGGAGGAAGACATATTCTCGGCGGTGTGTATGCGGTAGATCAGTGGGTTGAACGCTTGCCAGATGGAGCATACGGGCTGTCGGAGGAACTGGTTTCACGGCTGGATCGCTCTGTAAAAGAGCTGACGGAGCTATTAAAGTAATAAATATTTTCAATTTTTACATTGACAGGGCGTTCAGTGAGTTTTATGATACAAAAAAACCAAGTTAGCGCATTGGATAAAATGTATTTGAAACTCACTGGGGGACTTGTGTATGAATATCGAGAATATGGAAGCCTTTGTATACGTGAATCATTATGGCAGTTTTAACAAGGCGGCAGATGCGTTGTTCTTATCACAGCCCTCTGTCACAGCCCGGATCCAGACGCTGGAGCGCGAGCTGGAATGCAAGCTGTTCGACCGCCAAAGCAAGCAAACCATTTTGACGGAGGATGGACGAAAGTTTCTTCCTTATGCGGAGCAAATGCTTCAAGTGCTGCAAAAAGGGAAGCAAAAGCTTCAACAGCGCAAAAAAACTCCTCAGCAAATTCGAATCGGCTGCACGATATCGGTGTCGAACTATATCATTCCTGAGATATTAAAGCAGCTCCGCGCTCGTTATCCGGAGATTAACTACAAAATTGTGACGGCTACGACGGATCAACTGGTACATAAGCTGTTGAACCGTGAGGTAGACATTAGTTTTGTCCGTAAAGTGATGCATCCGGCCATTCGTACGCTTGCTTTTTATGAAGATCCCATTTCCCTGTATGTATACGACGGTCATCCGTTTATGAAGACTGGAAAGGCCAGCATACAGGATATTCAGCATGAAACGCTGGTGTTTTTTGAATGCGGATCATTGGACTGGATGAGGATTCATCGGTCTTTTGAATCACTGGAGCAACCGCCGGATATTGCCTTTCAGGTAGATAATGTGGTTACAGCCAAGAAGCTGGTGCTGGAAGAAGCGGGGATTGCCTTTTTGCCGGACGTTTGTGTGAACCGTGAGGTGAAGGATAAAAAACTGTTCCGCATTCATGTACCAGAGGTAGCCGGGGTGTCCATGCAGATTAGCATTGTGGCGACCAAAGAAGACTGTGCGGTGAGCTCGGATTTTGCAGATGCATTGACAGAAGGCTTTCGGGGGGCTGTTTTGTAAACCGTTTTTTGCAAATGTGAGGAGCTTGCAAAAATCCAGAATGTATGAAATGTTCTTTTCAAATATGCTTTTGATTTTTCAATGGTGTTATAGAAATGTTCTATTGCCTGGTGGATTGACGTAAATGAGCGCAGGTGTTAAATTAGTCACATCCTAAAACCGATTAAACTCATAGGAATTATTAATTAATGTGGCAGCTGCCATGTATGTCGCAAACTGCTGATATACAAAGAGACGAGGGGGATTCATATGAAAAAGTGGTTTGCAATGTTATCCGTTATGGCGATTATTCTGGTGTTGGCAGGCTGCGGCTCCTCTGATAATGCGTCTAACGCGTCTGGCGCGTCCGGTTCGAACGGAGACGTGAAAAAAATTATTGTAGGTACAGGCACTCAATTTAAAAATGTATGCTTTATTGACGAAAATGGAAATTTAACAGGCTTTGACGTTGAGCTGATCAAGGAGCTGGACAAGCGCCTGCCTCAATACGAATTTGAATTCAAAACGATGGACTTCGGCAATCTGCTGCTGAGTCTGGATGCCGGTAAAATTGATCTGGTATCGCATCAAATGGAAAAAAACCCGGAGCGTGAAGAGAAGTATCTGTTCAACAAAAATCCGTACAGTATTTTCCTGAACAGAGTCGCTGTAGCGAAGGATAACAATACCATTCAATCGATTGATGATCTGAAAGGCAAAAAGATACTTACCAGTCCGACCAGTAATGCGGCATATGTATTGAAGGAATACAACAAAACACACGGGGATGCCCTGAACATTGTTTATACAAGCGGTGCAGCCAATGATACGGTGCAACAGATTACGAGCGGCCGTATAGATGCTACCATTACGACAGACTTTGCGAACCGCTTTAACACCGATGAAAAAGGAGAAGTAGCCCTGAAAACCGTCGGTGATCCTTTGACTCAATCGGATGTATTGTATGTACTGAACAAAAATGAGCAAGGATTGGCAGATGATCTGGATAAAGCTATTCAGGAAGTGAAGGACGACGGTACATTGTCGAAGCTGAGCATCAAATGGCTTGGAGAAGATTTCACGAAGTCTCTGGATGATGTGAAAAAAGAAGGCACAAGCAGCAAGAAATAGGATAAGCTTGAATATTTCAGCGGTCAGGGTACCCCGTGTATTCTGACCGCTGATGTATAGGAAAGGAGGCAGGCATATGAGCAGAGAGTTTAATATCGATTATGTTTTTAGCTTTATCCCGAAAATGCTGTCTTATTTACACATCACATTGTTTATTGTGGCTAGCTCGCTTTTGTTAGGACTAATCATCGGCCTGCTGGTTGCGCTGCCTCGTATGTATAATATTCCTTTTCTCAAACGTGTCTCTCAGGTGTATGTTTCATTTTTTCGTGGAACACCTATTCTGATCCAGCTCTTTCTGGTGTATTACGGCTTGCCTGAGCTGCTGAAGCTGGTGAATATCAATTCCTCCAGATGGGATGTGTTGTGGTTTGCCGTAGCGACCTATGCGCTAAACAGCGGGGCCTTTATTTCCGAGATTATCCGATCGGGTGTAGAGGCGGTAGATCGGGGACAAATCGAGGCAGCACAGTCCGTCGGCATGTCAGGCTATCAGACTTTTACACGTATCATATTGCCGCAAGCGCTGGCTGTTGTGGTTCCGGTATTTTCCAATCTGGTGATCGCCAATTTGAAGGATACTTCGCTGGCGTTTACCATCGGAGCTATGGAGATGACGGGGAAATCGCAGACACTGGGTGCGGCTACCCAGCATTTTGTTGAAACCTATATCGCGTTGTCTCTTATTTATCTGGTGGTCAGCCTGATTTTGCAAAAACTGTTCAAGGTACTGGAAAATACGCTTCTCAAGCATGAGCATCGGGACACAGTCCAAAGCGAGCCCAAGAAACGAAAAAGTTTTGTGGTGCGTTATCTGAACCCCCGTCTTAGTAAAGGAGGCAAGAGCATATGAGTCTGGATTTTGGATTTATATATACGGCCTTTCTGGGGTTGTTCTCGGCGTTGCCCAACACGTTAATCATTACGGTGGTCTCCGTACTGGCGGGACTGGTCATCGGAATTATAACGGCTCTGGCCCGAATTTATAAGGTGCCTGTGTTGTCCCAGATTTCCCATGGCTACGTTACCTTTATCCGTGGTACGCCGATGCTGATGCATTTGCTGCTTATTTATTTCAGTTTACCTTTGTTCATTGATGCGGGAGCCAGGCATTTTGGCTGGTCGTTTCATTCTAAAGATGTTCCCTATATGGTATTTGCACTCATTTCGTTCTCGATTACAAGTGGCGCGTATATGTCCGAGGTGGTCCGTTCCGGGATTCAATCCGTAAACCGGGGGCAAATCGAAGCAGCCTATGCAGTCGGGATGACGACGTGGCAGGTGCTGCGGCGTATCGTGTTTCCACAGGCGTTCGTGGTCAGTCTGCCGAACCTGACGAATTCTGTTATTGGGATGCTTCATGGCTCTACGCTGGCCTTTACAGTTTCCGTCACGGAAATCCAGGCTCAGGCTGAAATTTTAGCATCTACAAACTGGAAGTACCTGGAGGTTTATATCGCGGCAGCACTGATTTTCTGGGGTTTGACGGTGCTGATTGAACGAATTTCCGGCTTGGTGGAGAAAAAAATCAATGTGTTTAATGGGGGTAGAGCATCATGATCCGTCTGCAAAATATAACGAAATCGTTCGGCAAGCACGAGGTGCTCAAAGGCATTGATTTAACTGTGAATAAGGGAGAGGTCGTTGTCATTCTCGGACCGAGCGGCTCGGGGAAAACGACGTTGCTGCGCTGCATCAATTATCTGGAAAAGCCGAATGACGGGGAGGTCAGCATTGGAGATTTTACGGTAAACTGCAAGCGACCTGCGAAGAAAGATGTTTTGGCTCTACGCCAAAAAACGGCCATGGTCTTCCAGCAATACAATCTGTTCAAGCATAAAACGGCGTTGGAAAACGTGATGGAAGGGCTTGTCGTCGTCCGCAAGGTGAAGCAGGAGGAAGCGAAGAAGATCAGTATCGAAGTGCTCGAAAAGGTCGGTCTGAGCGAAAAACTGAATCATTATCCGAGTCAGCTATCCGGCGGGCAGCAGCAGCGTGTCGGTATTGCGCGTGCATTGGCGCTGAACCCGGAAGTGATTTTGTTCGATGAGCCGACCTCGGCGCTAGATCCTGAACTGGTGGGAGAGGTGCTGTCAGTTATTCGCAAGATCGCGAAGGAAGGCATTACGATGATTGTCGTCACGCATGAGATGGGCTTTGCGCGGGATGTTTCCAATCACGTGGTATTTATGGATGATGGCCACATTATCGAAGAAGGCAGCCCGGACGACATTTTCAATCGTCCCCAAGAGGAACGCACGAAGCAATTTCTGAAACGGATTACACCGGAATATAACTATTCAATTTAGACGGGAGAGGGAGACATGAGTATTAAAATCGGAGTATTGGATCAAAGCCCTATACACGAGGGGGAAACGGCGGCACAGGCGCTTCGAAACACGATTAAGCTGGCGCAGCGTATAGATGAGCTGGGATTTTCACGCTTTTGGGTATCGGAGCATCATGATTCCGAGCAGGTTGCAGGCTCTTCGCCGGAGGTACTCATTTCTCATCTGCTGGCACGCACCGAGCGTATTAAAATCGGTTCTGGCGGAGTTATGCTTCAGCATTATAGTTCTTATAAAGTGGCCGAAAATTTCAATGTACTGGCGTCTCTTGCACCGGGTCGCGTAGATTTGGGCATTGGACGTGCGCCGGGCGGTCTACCGAAATCCACACAGGCGTTACAACGCAACGTGCATGATGCGCCTTCTCTTGAAGAAAAGATTGATGAAGTGAGCAGCTATATTCATAATATTCTGTCCGAAGAGGGACCGCTAGCAGGGCTACAGGCTAATCCGATTCCGGAAACACCAGCGGATATTTACGTTTTGGGTACAAGTACAGACAGTGCTGGAATTGCTGCACGTTCCGGGTTGCCCTACGTCTTCTCGCAATTTATCAACAGTAACGAACAGGTTGCACTGGATGCATTCCGCACG carries:
- a CDS encoding LLM class flavin-dependent oxidoreductase — encoded protein: MSIKIGVLDQSPIHEGETAAQALRNTIKLAQRIDELGFSRFWVSEHHDSEQVAGSSPEVLISHLLARTERIKIGSGGVMLQHYSSYKVAENFNVLASLAPGRVDLGIGRAPGGLPKSTQALQRNVHDAPSLEEKIDEVSSYIHNILSEEGPLAGLQANPIPETPADIYVLGTSTDSAGIAARSGLPYVFSQFINSNEQVALDAFRTYRESFDYSHGREPKALFALAVIVADTSEEAAELAGEHKLYKIHLASGKTATVGTLESAEEFGKQSGEEYTIEVTQAQINKGNKEEIYATLTEIQAKYQADELIVTTGIRDIGKRVRSFELLHEAFAGLPVQS
- a CDS encoding amino acid ABC transporter permease — protein: MSLDFGFIYTAFLGLFSALPNTLIITVVSVLAGLVIGIITALARIYKVPVLSQISHGYVTFIRGTPMLMHLLLIYFSLPLFIDAGARHFGWSFHSKDVPYMVFALISFSITSGAYMSEVVRSGIQSVNRGQIEAAYAVGMTTWQVLRRIVFPQAFVVSLPNLTNSVIGMLHGSTLAFTVSVTEIQAQAEILASTNWKYLEVYIAAALIFWGLTVLIERISGLVEKKINVFNGGRAS
- a CDS encoding amino acid ABC transporter permease; this translates as MSREFNIDYVFSFIPKMLSYLHITLFIVASSLLLGLIIGLLVALPRMYNIPFLKRVSQVYVSFFRGTPILIQLFLVYYGLPELLKLVNINSSRWDVLWFAVATYALNSGAFISEIIRSGVEAVDRGQIEAAQSVGMSGYQTFTRIILPQALAVVVPVFSNLVIANLKDTSLAFTIGAMEMTGKSQTLGAATQHFVETYIALSLIYLVVSLILQKLFKVLENTLLKHEHRDTVQSEPKKRKSFVVRYLNPRLSKGGKSI
- a CDS encoding LysR family transcriptional regulator, producing the protein MNIENMEAFVYVNHYGSFNKAADALFLSQPSVTARIQTLERELECKLFDRQSKQTILTEDGRKFLPYAEQMLQVLQKGKQKLQQRKKTPQQIRIGCTISVSNYIIPEILKQLRARYPEINYKIVTATTDQLVHKLLNREVDISFVRKVMHPAIRTLAFYEDPISLYVYDGHPFMKTGKASIQDIQHETLVFFECGSLDWMRIHRSFESLEQPPDIAFQVDNVVTAKKLVLEEAGIAFLPDVCVNREVKDKKLFRIHVPEVAGVSMQISIVATKEDCAVSSDFADALTEGFRGAVL
- a CDS encoding transporter substrate-binding domain-containing protein; amino-acid sequence: MKKWFAMLSVMAIILVLAGCGSSDNASNASGASGSNGDVKKIIVGTGTQFKNVCFIDENGNLTGFDVELIKELDKRLPQYEFEFKTMDFGNLLLSLDAGKIDLVSHQMEKNPEREEKYLFNKNPYSIFLNRVAVAKDNNTIQSIDDLKGKKILTSPTSNAAYVLKEYNKTHGDALNIVYTSGAANDTVQQITSGRIDATITTDFANRFNTDEKGEVALKTVGDPLTQSDVLYVLNKNEQGLADDLDKAIQEVKDDGTLSKLSIKWLGEDFTKSLDDVKKEGTSSKK
- a CDS encoding amino acid ABC transporter ATP-binding protein, translating into MIRLQNITKSFGKHEVLKGIDLTVNKGEVVVILGPSGSGKTTLLRCINYLEKPNDGEVSIGDFTVNCKRPAKKDVLALRQKTAMVFQQYNLFKHKTALENVMEGLVVVRKVKQEEAKKISIEVLEKVGLSEKLNHYPSQLSGGQQQRVGIARALALNPEVILFDEPTSALDPELVGEVLSVIRKIAKEGITMIVVTHEMGFARDVSNHVVFMDDGHIIEEGSPDDIFNRPQEERTKQFLKRITPEYNYSI